Proteins from a single region of Antechinus flavipes isolate AdamAnt ecotype Samford, QLD, Australia chromosome 2, AdamAnt_v2, whole genome shotgun sequence:
- the LOC127546818 gene encoding olfactory receptor 6B2-like, producing MKGKNISHISEFILLGFPTTPRLQYLLFLLFLFVYLFVFLENFIIILTVWVNISLHKPMYYFLGNMSFLEVWYVSDIIPKMLSGFLFQQKSISFVGCMIQLYFFLSLLCTECVLLASMAYDRYVAICYPLRYGVIMTTRLCVKLVAFSYATAFTISVIKVYFISHATFCGSSVINHFFCDISPILKLACTDFSTAELVDFILGFIILVFPLISTMLSYGYISLTVIRIPSSTGRWKAFSTCASHLIVVIIFYTALIFIYVRPQAIDQKNSNKLISALYTIVTPIVNPLIYCLRNKEFKNSLKKTLRLAHTLEK from the coding sequence atgaaaggaaagaatatcaGCCACATCAGTGAGTTCATTCTCCTAGGCTTCCCCACAACCCCACGGCTCCAGTacctgctttttcttctcttcctttttgtttatctctttgttttcttAGAGAACTTCATTATCATCCTTACTGTTTGGGTCAATATCTCCCTTCATAAGCCTATGTATTATTTCTTAGGCAATATGTCATTCCTGGAAGTTTGGTATGTCTCTGACATCATTCCCAAGATGCTGAGTGGTTTTCTCTTTCAGCAAAAAAGCATTTCATTTGTTGGATGCATGATCCAGTtgtacttcttcctttctcttctctgcacTGAGTGTGTTCTTCTGGCTTCTATGGCCTATGATCGTTATGTAGCCATCTGTTACCCACTCAGATATGGAGTAATCATGACTACAAGGCTATGTGTAAAGCTGGTGGCTTTTTCCTATGCAACTGCCTTCACCATCTCTGTGATCAAGGTCTACTTTATTTCTCATGCCACATTCTGTGGGTCTAGTGTCATTAATCACTTTTTCTGTGATATCTCCCCTATCCTTAAACTAGCTTGCACAGACTTCTCAACAGCTGAACTTGTAGACTTCATCCTGGGGTTCATCATACTGGTGTTCCCACTCATTTCTACCATGCTGTCATATGGCTACATCTCTTTAACTGTCATTCGGATCCCATCATCCACAGGCCGTTGGAAAGCCTTCTCTACATGTGCTTCTCATCTCATCGTTGTGATCATTTTCTATACAGCCTTGATTTTCATATATGTCCGTCCCCAGGCCATTGATCAAAAGAATTCCAACAAATTGATTTCAGCTCTATACACTATTGTAACTCCAATTGTGAATCCTCTGATCTATTGCCTGAGAAATAAGGAATTCAAGAATTCCCTGAAAAAGACTCTGAGGCTAGCTCATACTCTTGAAAAGTGA